One Cellulosimicrobium protaetiae genomic region harbors:
- the thrS gene encoding threonine--tRNA ligase, with translation MSDVVSSPLTITLEAEETTVTAGTTGTDLFAARRDVVVIRVNGVLKDLDTPVVDGDVVEGVTIDSPDGLAVLRHSAAHVLAQAVQQVNPDAKLGIGPPVTDGFYYDFDVETPFTPEDLKALDKAMSRIVREGQTFRRRVVTEDEARVELAHEPYKLELVGLKGGAADDTEGASVEVGGGELTIYDNVRGAGRESETVVWKDLCRGPHLPSTRLIGNGYQLMRSAAAYWRGSEKNPQLQRIYGTAWPTKDELKAYLDRLAEAERRDHRRLGAEMDLFSFPEEIGSGLAVFHPKGAMVRMEMEDYSRRRHVEAGYSFVNSPHITKAKLFQTSGHLDWYSEGMYPPMHLDEEIDDEGNVKRAGQDYYLKPMNCPMHNLIFDARGRSYRELPLRLFEFGTVYRYEKSGVVHGLTRARGFTQDDAHIYCTREQMRDELTSLLTFVLDLLKDYGLDDFYLELSTRDPEKSVGDDATWEEATRTLEEVATASGLDLVPDPGGAAFYGPKISVQAKDAIGRTWQMSTIQLDFNLPEKFDLQYTAADGTRQRPVMIHRALFGSIERFFAVLLEHYAGAFPAWLAPVQVIAVPVAEPFNDYLADVVAQLRAQGIRAEVDYSDDRFGKKIRNASTQKVPFVLIAGGEDVEGGAVSFRYRDGRQENGVPVAEAVERIVTAVRDRVQV, from the coding sequence GTGTCTGACGTCGTCTCGTCACCCCTCACCATCACCCTCGAGGCCGAGGAGACCACGGTGACGGCGGGCACGACGGGCACGGACCTGTTCGCCGCTCGTCGCGACGTCGTCGTGATCCGCGTCAACGGCGTCCTCAAGGACCTCGACACCCCGGTCGTCGACGGCGACGTCGTCGAGGGCGTGACCATCGACTCGCCCGACGGGCTCGCGGTGCTGCGGCACTCGGCCGCGCACGTCCTCGCCCAGGCCGTCCAGCAGGTCAACCCGGACGCGAAGCTCGGCATCGGCCCGCCCGTCACCGACGGGTTCTACTACGACTTCGACGTCGAGACGCCGTTCACGCCCGAGGACCTCAAGGCCCTCGACAAGGCGATGTCCCGGATCGTCCGGGAGGGCCAGACCTTCCGCCGCCGGGTCGTGACCGAGGACGAGGCGCGCGTCGAGCTCGCCCACGAGCCGTACAAGCTCGAGCTCGTCGGGCTCAAGGGCGGTGCGGCCGACGACACCGAGGGCGCGAGCGTCGAGGTCGGCGGCGGCGAGCTGACGATCTACGACAACGTGCGCGGCGCCGGGCGCGAGAGCGAGACCGTGGTCTGGAAGGACCTGTGCCGCGGCCCGCACCTGCCGAGCACGCGACTCATCGGCAACGGCTACCAGCTCATGCGCTCCGCGGCGGCGTACTGGCGGGGCAGCGAGAAGAACCCCCAGCTCCAGCGGATCTACGGCACGGCGTGGCCGACGAAGGACGAGCTCAAGGCGTACCTCGACCGTCTCGCGGAGGCGGAGCGCCGCGACCACCGGCGGCTCGGTGCCGAGATGGACCTCTTCTCGTTCCCGGAGGAGATCGGCTCGGGGCTGGCCGTGTTCCACCCCAAGGGCGCGATGGTCCGCATGGAGATGGAGGACTACTCGCGCAGGCGTCACGTCGAGGCGGGCTACTCGTTCGTCAACAGCCCCCACATCACCAAGGCGAAGCTCTTCCAGACGTCGGGTCACCTCGACTGGTACTCCGAGGGCATGTACCCCCCGATGCACCTCGACGAGGAGATCGACGACGAGGGCAACGTCAAGCGTGCGGGGCAGGACTACTACCTCAAGCCGATGAACTGCCCGATGCACAACCTCATCTTCGACGCGCGCGGCCGTTCGTACCGCGAGCTGCCGCTGCGCCTGTTCGAGTTCGGCACGGTGTACCGGTACGAGAAGTCGGGCGTCGTGCACGGGCTCACGCGCGCCCGCGGCTTCACCCAGGACGACGCGCACATCTACTGCACGCGCGAGCAGATGCGCGACGAGCTCACGTCGCTCCTGACGTTCGTGCTGGACCTGCTCAAGGACTACGGGCTCGACGACTTCTACCTGGAGCTCTCGACGCGCGACCCCGAGAAGTCGGTGGGTGACGACGCGACGTGGGAGGAGGCGACCCGCACGCTCGAGGAGGTCGCGACCGCGTCGGGCCTCGACCTGGTGCCCGACCCGGGCGGGGCGGCGTTCTACGGCCCGAAGATCTCGGTCCAGGCGAAGGACGCGATCGGGCGGACGTGGCAGATGTCGACGATCCAGCTCGACTTCAACCTCCCCGAGAAGTTCGACCTCCAGTACACGGCTGCGGACGGGACGCGCCAGCGCCCCGTGATGATCCACCGGGCGCTGTTCGGCTCGATCGAGCGCTTCTTCGCGGTGCTGCTCGAGCACTACGCGGGGGCGTTCCCGGCGTGGCTCGCGCCCGTCCAGGTGATCGCGGTCCCGGTCGCGGAGCCGTTCAACGACTACCTGGCGGACGTCGTCGCGCAGCTGCGCGCGCAGGGGATCCGCGCCGAGGTCGACTACTCCGACGACCGCTTCGGCAAGAAGATCCGCAACGCGAGCACGCAGAAGGTGCCGTTCGTCCTCATCGCGGGCGGCGAGGACGTCGAGGGCGGCGCCGTGTCGTTCCGGTACCGCGACGGGCGCCAGGAGAACGGCGTGCCCGTCGCCGAGGCGGTCGAGCGGATCGTCACGGCCGTCCGCGACCGCGTCCAGGTCTGA
- a CDS encoding XRE family transcriptional regulator: MDDDVAPGERTARVFRRRLNELFARGRGGRPVTNREAAQWMTERGYSINEAYLSALRGGHRSSPSLRVVEGIAAFFHVSTGSLVDPEEDPDARLRAALADEGVEQFALRAQGLSPENVRAIIEIVDRVRRLEHLPPVTPPTPDDDRG, encoded by the coding sequence ATGGACGACGACGTGGCACCCGGCGAGCGGACCGCACGAGTCTTCCGCCGCCGGCTCAACGAGCTCTTCGCCCGGGGTCGTGGCGGACGCCCCGTGACCAACCGCGAGGCCGCGCAGTGGATGACCGAACGCGGGTACTCCATCAACGAGGCCTACCTCAGCGCGCTCCGCGGCGGCCACCGCTCCTCGCCGAGCCTGCGCGTCGTCGAGGGCATCGCCGCGTTCTTCCACGTCAGCACCGGCAGCCTCGTCGACCCCGAGGAGGACCCCGACGCCCGCCTGCGAGCCGCGCTCGCCGACGAGGGCGTCGAGCAGTTCGCGCTCCGCGCCCAGGGGCTGTCCCCCGAGAACGTCCGGGCGATCATCGAGATCGTGGACCGCGTGCGACGCCTGGAGCACCTTCCCCCCGTGACCCCGCCCACGCCGGACGACGACCGTGGATGA
- a CDS encoding phosphatidylinositol mannoside acyltransferase, producing the protein MALDAGMAFTFAWRNARKVPEPVLRGLFGAIADVTWLLRGGGVRQLERNLARVRPGLSPRALRRLSRAGMRSYMRYYREAFTLPAWTPERVRARVRVVGYDNLTVHLDGDRSPVLALSHQGNWDLAGAYATPNIAPVLTVAERLKPDELFEEFLAFRNSIGLEILALGDGDVFRDLVRGASRPGKIIPLLADRDLTHRGVEVDLFGHRARVAAGPAALAVSTGTPLVPTGIYYERLRGARRRAARSPWGLVIQFFPRVEIDPGVPRAQQVATATQAWVDALSVAIREHPEDWHMLQKVFVDDLDPARYARTRAEAGEGDAPAPDDAARDAGRTA; encoded by the coding sequence ATGGCCCTCGACGCCGGCATGGCGTTCACGTTCGCCTGGCGCAACGCCCGCAAGGTCCCCGAGCCCGTGCTGCGCGGCCTGTTCGGCGCGATCGCCGACGTGACCTGGCTCCTGCGCGGCGGGGGAGTGCGCCAGCTGGAGCGGAACCTCGCGCGCGTGCGCCCGGGGCTCTCCCCGCGCGCGCTGCGCCGCCTCTCGCGCGCGGGCATGCGCTCCTACATGCGCTACTACCGGGAGGCGTTCACCTTGCCCGCGTGGACACCGGAGCGCGTGCGGGCCCGGGTGCGGGTCGTCGGCTACGACAACCTCACGGTGCACCTCGACGGCGACCGCAGCCCCGTGCTCGCCCTGTCCCACCAGGGAAACTGGGACCTCGCCGGCGCCTACGCGACACCGAACATCGCGCCCGTGCTCACCGTCGCGGAACGGCTGAAGCCGGACGAGCTCTTCGAGGAGTTCCTCGCGTTCCGGAACTCGATCGGGCTCGAGATCCTCGCGCTCGGCGACGGCGACGTGTTCCGCGACCTCGTGCGCGGCGCGAGCCGGCCGGGGAAGATCATCCCGCTGCTCGCCGACCGCGACCTCACCCACCGCGGCGTGGAGGTCGACCTCTTCGGGCACCGGGCGCGCGTCGCCGCCGGGCCCGCGGCGCTCGCGGTGAGCACCGGGACACCGCTCGTCCCGACCGGGATCTACTACGAGCGGCTGCGCGGTGCCCGACGACGGGCCGCCCGCTCCCCGTGGGGCCTCGTCATCCAGTTCTTCCCCCGGGTCGAGATCGACCCCGGCGTCCCGCGCGCCCAGCAGGTCGCGACGGCGACGCAAGCCTGGGTCGACGCCCTGAGCGTCGCGATCCGCGAGCACCCGGAGGACTGGCACATGCTCCAGAAGGTGTTCGTCGACGACCTCGACCCCGCGCGGTACGCCCGCACCCGTGCCGAGGCCGGGGAGGGCGACGCGCCGGCGCCGGACGACGCGGCACGCGACGCGGGGAGGACGGCATGA
- a CDS encoding DUF2277 domain-containing protein, with protein sequence MCRNITTLRGLEPPATDEEIEAAARQFVRKVTGIQRTSAATQEPFERAVDEVTAIVARLLGELPERRNPPSTIPPLRREEVRARIAAREAAEREHERAHALGIAHTH encoded by the coding sequence ATGTGCCGGAACATCACGACCCTGCGGGGCCTCGAGCCCCCCGCGACCGACGAGGAGATCGAGGCGGCCGCACGCCAGTTCGTCCGCAAGGTGACGGGGATCCAGCGCACGAGCGCCGCGACCCAGGAGCCGTTCGAGCGGGCCGTCGACGAGGTGACGGCGATCGTCGCGCGCCTGCTCGGCGAGCTGCCGGAGCGTCGCAACCCGCCGAGCACGATCCCGCCGCTGCGCCGCGAGGAGGTCCGAGCACGGATCGCCGCGCGCGAGGCCGCGGAGCGCGAGCACGAGCGTGCGCACGCCCTGGGGATCGCCCACACCCACTGA
- the pdxS gene encoding pyridoxal 5'-phosphate synthase lyase subunit PdxS produces MTTEGAGTVGTAKVKRGMAEMLKGGVIMDVVTPEQAKIAEDAGAVAVMALERVPADIRAQGGVSRMSDPDMIDGIIEAVSIPVMAKARIGHFVEAQVLQSLGVDYVDESEVLTPADYAHHIDKWQFTVPFVCGATNLGEALRRITEGAAMIRSKGEAGTGDVSNATTHMRTIRGEIRRLTALPEDELFVAAKELQAPYELVKEVAATGKLPVVMFTAGGIATPADAAMMMQLGAEGVFVGSGIFKSGNPEQRAAAIVKATTFHDDPDVIAKVSRGLGEAMVGINVDEPARSIQFAERGW; encoded by the coding sequence GTGACCACGGAGGGCGCCGGCACCGTCGGCACCGCCAAGGTCAAGCGCGGGATGGCGGAGATGCTCAAGGGCGGCGTCATCATGGACGTCGTCACGCCCGAGCAGGCGAAGATCGCCGAGGACGCGGGCGCGGTCGCCGTCATGGCGCTCGAGCGCGTCCCCGCGGACATCCGCGCGCAGGGCGGCGTCTCGCGCATGTCGGACCCCGACATGATCGACGGGATCATCGAGGCGGTCTCCATCCCCGTGATGGCCAAGGCGCGCATCGGCCACTTCGTCGAGGCGCAGGTGCTCCAGTCGCTCGGCGTCGACTACGTCGACGAGTCCGAGGTGCTCACGCCCGCGGACTACGCCCACCACATCGACAAGTGGCAGTTCACCGTCCCGTTCGTGTGCGGCGCCACCAACCTCGGCGAGGCCCTGCGCCGGATCACCGAGGGCGCGGCGATGATCCGCTCGAAGGGTGAGGCCGGCACGGGCGACGTCTCCAACGCGACGACGCACATGCGCACCATCCGCGGGGAGATCCGCCGCCTCACCGCGCTGCCGGAGGACGAGCTCTTCGTGGCGGCCAAGGAGCTCCAGGCGCCGTACGAGCTCGTCAAGGAGGTCGCCGCCACGGGCAAGCTGCCCGTCGTCATGTTCACCGCGGGCGGCATCGCGACGCCGGCCGACGCGGCGATGATGATGCAGCTCGGAGCGGAGGGCGTGTTCGTCGGCTCCGGCATCTTCAAGTCGGGCAACCCCGAGCAGCGCGCCGCCGCGATCGTCAAGGCGACGACGTTCCACGACGACCCCGACGTGATCGCGAAGGTCTCGCGCGGTCTGGGCGAGGCGATGGTGGGCATCAACGTCGACGAGCCCGCGCGCTCGATCCAGTTCGCCGAGCGCGGCTGGTGA
- a CDS encoding HIT family protein: MGDERTGAPGAADEAAPGAVPDPGSGATVELPGTHPRFDDGLDRLWTPHRMVYIGGQDKPADDSRGQCPFCRIPDRSDEDGLIVARGATAYVVLNLYPYNPGHLMVVPYRHVSDYTDLTEPETVEVAHLTQTAMRVVRAVSAPDGFNLGMNQGAVAGAGIAAHLHQHVVPRWAGDANFLPIVAQTKAVPELLGDTRARLAAAWPSARPDAPAEGTA, translated from the coding sequence GTGGGCGACGAGCGCACGGGGGCGCCCGGGGCGGCCGACGAGGCCGCCCCGGGCGCCGTACCCGACCCCGGCAGCGGGGCGACGGTCGAGCTCCCGGGCACGCACCCGCGGTTCGACGACGGCCTCGACCGGCTGTGGACGCCGCACCGCATGGTGTACATCGGCGGGCAGGACAAGCCGGCCGACGACTCGCGCGGCCAGTGCCCGTTCTGCCGCATCCCGGACCGCTCCGACGAGGACGGGCTGATCGTCGCGCGCGGCGCGACCGCGTACGTCGTGCTCAACCTCTACCCGTACAACCCGGGCCACCTCATGGTCGTGCCGTACCGCCACGTGTCCGACTACACGGACCTCACCGAGCCGGAGACCGTCGAGGTCGCGCACCTCACGCAGACCGCGATGCGTGTCGTGCGCGCGGTGTCCGCACCCGACGGGTTCAACCTCGGCATGAACCAGGGCGCGGTCGCGGGCGCGGGCATCGCCGCGCACCTGCACCAGCACGTCGTGCCGCGCTGGGCGGGCGACGCGAACTTCCTGCCGATCGTCGCGCAGACCAAGGCCGTGCCCGAGCTGCTGGGTGACACGCGCGCCCGGCTCGCCGCCGCGTGGCCGTCCGCCCGACCCGACGCCCCCGCGGAGGGAACCGCCTGA
- a CDS encoding chorismate-binding protein has translation MPGPGRTSTGPGLARFAGRAATGVLEVVDLWREPERLGDGGPWFVVVDFDAPARGGRARAWRFAERVDPAGLAPDDGGGDAWHGPAPSDWVTSMDRATYEAAVTRVRDEVREGEVYQANVCRVLSAPLVLPDGGEPDAVALGRRLARGNPAPYAGVLHVPASSGVDPVWVVSASPELYLRVAGGTVTSGPIKGTAPTPDGLTAKDRAENVMITDLVRNDLQRVCDAGTVEVTDLLAVERHPGLVHLVSTVAGRVRPGLRGTAALWPALLDATFPPASVSGAPKSSALRIIEALEPVPRGPYCGAIGWVDGDEAVLAVGIRTFWWADGVLRFGTGAGITWGSDPAREWEETELKARRLVGLASGTLEP, from the coding sequence GTGCCAGGACCTGGGAGAACGTCGACGGGGCCGGGGCTCGCGCGCTTCGCCGGCCGCGCCGCCACCGGTGTGCTGGAGGTCGTCGACCTGTGGCGCGAGCCGGAGCGGCTCGGCGACGGCGGCCCGTGGTTCGTCGTGGTGGACTTCGACGCCCCTGCCCGCGGCGGCCGGGCGCGCGCCTGGCGGTTCGCCGAGCGGGTCGACCCGGCAGGCCTCGCCCCGGACGACGGCGGCGGTGACGCGTGGCATGGCCCGGCGCCGTCCGACTGGGTCACGTCGATGGACCGGGCGACCTACGAGGCCGCGGTCACCCGTGTGCGTGACGAGGTCCGCGAGGGCGAGGTCTACCAGGCCAACGTCTGCCGGGTCCTGTCCGCCCCCCTCGTCCTCCCGGACGGCGGTGAGCCGGACGCCGTGGCCCTCGGCCGCCGTCTGGCCCGCGGGAACCCGGCGCCCTACGCGGGCGTCCTGCACGTCCCCGCGAGCTCCGGCGTCGACCCGGTGTGGGTCGTGAGCGCGTCCCCCGAGCTCTATCTCCGCGTCGCGGGCGGGACCGTCACCTCCGGCCCCATCAAGGGCACCGCGCCCACGCCGGACGGGCTCACCGCCAAGGACCGCGCGGAGAACGTCATGATCACCGACCTCGTGCGCAACGACCTCCAGCGGGTGTGCGACGCGGGGACCGTCGAGGTCACGGACCTGCTCGCCGTCGAGCGGCACCCCGGCCTCGTGCACCTCGTCAGCACGGTCGCCGGCCGTGTCCGCCCCGGGCTGCGCGGCACCGCTGCCCTGTGGCCGGCGCTGCTGGACGCGACGTTCCCGCCCGCGTCCGTGTCCGGCGCACCGAAGTCGTCGGCGCTGCGGATCATCGAGGCGCTCGAGCCCGTGCCGCGCGGTCCGTACTGCGGCGCGATCGGCTGGGTCGACGGGGACGAGGCGGTGCTCGCGGTGGGGATCCGGACGTTCTGGTGGGCCGACGGCGTGCTCCGGTTCGGTACCGGGGCCGGGATCACGTGGGGGAGCGACCCCGCGCGCGAGTGGGAGGAGACCGAGCTCAAGGCGCGACGGCTCGTCGGCCTCGCCTCCGGCACACTGGAGCCATGA
- a CDS encoding glycosyltransferase family 4 protein, translating to MRVGIVCPYSFDAPGGVQFHIRDLAEALIAQGHEVSVLAPADDDTPVPDYLTPAGGAVPVRYNGSVARVTFGPRTAGRVRRWLEAGRFDVLHIHEPVNPSLSMVALWIAQGPIVGTFHTSLVRSRALQVAYPLVRQSLEKIDARIAVSEDARRTLVDHLGGDAVVIPNGVYVDTFASATPSPRWQGTPDAPTIAFLGRLDEPRKGLPVLTAAIPAILAKVPGARFLVAGRGDDGREAAIEALGEHAASVEFLGGVSDEDKASMLASVDLYIAPQTGGESFGIVLVEAMSAGACVVASDLGAFRRVLDDGAAGALFAVGDPDALAAAVLDVLADPPRRDAYRARASEFVRRFDWSTVTAQVLAVYETVLAASEAVIPVHEDPRSRRGGRLLGRARDDEGARP from the coding sequence CTGCGCGTGGGCATCGTGTGCCCCTACTCGTTCGACGCCCCCGGCGGCGTGCAGTTCCACATCCGCGACCTCGCCGAGGCGCTCATCGCCCAGGGCCACGAGGTCTCCGTGCTCGCGCCCGCCGACGACGACACCCCCGTCCCGGACTACCTCACGCCGGCCGGGGGCGCGGTCCCCGTCCGCTACAACGGCTCCGTCGCGCGCGTGACGTTCGGTCCGCGCACCGCGGGCCGCGTGCGGCGCTGGCTCGAGGCGGGCCGGTTCGACGTCCTGCACATCCACGAGCCGGTGAACCCGTCGCTGAGCATGGTCGCGCTGTGGATCGCGCAGGGGCCGATCGTCGGGACGTTCCACACCTCGCTCGTGCGCTCGCGCGCGCTGCAGGTCGCCTACCCGCTCGTCCGGCAGAGCCTGGAGAAGATCGACGCGCGCATCGCGGTGTCCGAGGACGCGCGGCGCACGCTCGTGGACCACCTGGGCGGTGACGCCGTCGTGATCCCCAACGGCGTGTACGTCGACACCTTCGCGTCCGCCACGCCGAGCCCCAGGTGGCAGGGCACGCCGGACGCGCCCACGATCGCCTTCCTCGGCCGGCTGGACGAGCCCCGCAAGGGCCTGCCGGTGCTCACCGCGGCGATCCCGGCGATCCTCGCGAAGGTCCCGGGGGCACGGTTCCTCGTCGCGGGCCGCGGCGACGACGGCCGCGAGGCCGCGATCGAGGCGCTGGGCGAGCACGCGGCCTCCGTCGAGTTCCTCGGCGGGGTGAGCGACGAGGACAAGGCGAGCATGCTCGCGTCCGTCGACCTGTACATCGCCCCGCAGACCGGGGGCGAGAGCTTCGGCATCGTGCTCGTCGAGGCGATGAGCGCGGGCGCGTGCGTCGTCGCGAGCGACCTCGGCGCGTTCCGCCGCGTGCTCGACGACGGCGCCGCGGGCGCGCTGTTCGCCGTGGGCGACCCGGACGCGCTCGCCGCCGCCGTGCTCGACGTGCTCGCCGACCCGCCGCGGCGCGACGCCTACCGCGCGCGGGCGAGCGAGTTCGTCCGGCGCTTCGACTGGTCCACCGTGACCGCGCAGGTGCTCGCCGTCTACGAGACCGTGCTGGCGGCGTCCGAGGCGGTCATCCCGGTCCACGAGGATCCGCGCTCGCGGCGCGGCGGGCGTCTGCTGGGCCGCGCACGTGACGACGAGGGGGCACGCCCGTGA
- a CDS encoding aminotransferase class IV translates to MSPAAATTPTSDRPSDNLVIWADGHLVGPGEQALSAVDHGLTVGDGVFETCAVFDGQAFALTRHLRRLARSASGLGLDAPDEQRVLDGVTAVLAEAAARARAGAGGVGRLRITVTAGVGPLGSGRTPGAQTVVVAAGPATISPTGRAVRSPWTRNERSAVAGLKTTSYAENVVALADAVAKGGDEALLANTAGELCEGTGANVFVERGGELVTPLLASGCLAGITRELLLEWAAEDGLPVREAHPGELPFSVLDEVTAGEANLLLTGSVRNVQPVTWLDGVDVAAGELSLAARELFERRRRERLDP, encoded by the coding sequence ATGAGCCCCGCAGCCGCCACGACGCCGACGTCCGACCGCCCGTCCGACAACCTCGTGATCTGGGCCGACGGGCACCTCGTCGGCCCGGGCGAGCAGGCGCTCAGCGCCGTGGACCACGGCCTCACGGTCGGGGACGGCGTGTTCGAGACGTGCGCCGTGTTCGACGGGCAGGCGTTCGCGCTCACGCGGCACCTGCGCCGGCTCGCGCGGTCCGCGTCGGGCCTCGGGCTCGACGCGCCGGACGAGCAGCGGGTGCTCGACGGCGTCACCGCCGTGCTCGCCGAGGCCGCTGCGCGGGCACGCGCAGGAGCGGGCGGCGTCGGACGCCTGCGCATCACCGTGACCGCCGGGGTCGGCCCGCTCGGGTCCGGCCGGACGCCCGGCGCGCAGACCGTCGTCGTCGCCGCGGGGCCCGCGACCATCAGCCCGACGGGACGCGCCGTGCGCTCGCCGTGGACGCGCAACGAGCGGTCGGCCGTCGCCGGGCTCAAGACGACGTCGTACGCCGAGAACGTGGTCGCGCTCGCCGACGCCGTCGCGAAGGGCGGTGACGAGGCGCTCCTGGCGAACACCGCGGGCGAGCTGTGCGAGGGCACGGGGGCGAACGTCTTCGTCGAGCGCGGGGGCGAGCTCGTCACGCCGCTCCTGGCGTCGGGGTGCCTCGCCGGCATCACGCGCGAGCTGCTGCTCGAGTGGGCCGCGGAGGACGGGCTGCCGGTGCGCGAGGCGCACCCGGGGGAGCTCCCGTTCTCTGTGCTCGACGAGGTGACCGCGGGGGAGGCGAACCTGCTCCTCACCGGCTCGGTCCGCAACGTCCAGCCCGTGACCTGGCTCGACGGCGTGGACGTGGCAGCCGGGGAGCTGTCGCTCGCCGCGCGCGAGCTCTTCGAGCGGCGCCGTCGCGAGCGTCTCGACCCCTGA
- a CDS encoding NUDIX hydrolase, with product MAEAAGAPSSLGPDWVLGDDGLYFRRGARVLLLDSADRILLARGHDVDQPERSWWFTIGGGVDPGESDRDAALREVREETGIVLDPGVLVGPVYTRSAIFDFYRQHCRQDEVLYLARLDGAAGAGGELSREGWTDVELDVVDEMRWWSLDDLREVEIEIFPEGLPDLVAPLLGGWDGVTHHLGIAREH from the coding sequence ATGGCCGAGGCCGCCGGAGCGCCGTCGTCCCTGGGCCCCGACTGGGTGCTCGGGGACGACGGGCTCTACTTCCGCCGGGGCGCGCGCGTCCTGCTGCTCGACTCCGCCGACCGGATCCTCCTGGCTCGTGGGCACGACGTCGACCAGCCCGAGCGCTCGTGGTGGTTCACGATCGGCGGGGGCGTCGACCCGGGCGAGAGCGACCGTGACGCGGCGCTGCGCGAGGTCCGCGAGGAGACCGGGATCGTGCTCGACCCGGGCGTGCTCGTCGGGCCGGTCTACACGCGCAGCGCGATCTTCGACTTCTACCGCCAGCACTGCCGCCAGGACGAGGTGCTCTACCTCGCGCGGCTCGACGGCGCGGCCGGAGCAGGCGGCGAGCTGAGCCGCGAGGGGTGGACCGACGTCGAGCTGGACGTCGTCGACGAGATGCGCTGGTGGTCGCTCGACGACCTGCGCGAGGTCGAGATCGAGATCTTCCCCGAGGGCCTGCCCGACCTCGTCGCCCCGCTGCTCGGCGGGTGGGACGGCGTGACGCACCACCTCGGGATCGCCCGCGAGCACTGA
- the pgsA gene encoding phosphatidylinositol phosphate synthase, with translation MFGRLRALTTRLFTPLAALLLRLGVSPDAVTIAGTLGVVVGALWLFPTGHLFAGVMVVMVCAFADVLDGVMARRAGRSGPWGAFLDSTLDRLADAAVFVGLTLWFVRADDPRLTPDLAAWGTGAALACLALGAVVPYARARAESVGMTAQVGIAERADRLVAALVAAGIVGLGVPPVVLVVVLGLLALASAVTVVQRVATVRRQAVALAAAPPEARAPRTEEKEDGR, from the coding sequence ATGTTCGGCCGCCTGCGCGCGCTCACGACGCGCCTGTTCACCCCGCTCGCCGCGCTCCTGCTCCGTCTTGGCGTGAGCCCCGACGCGGTGACGATCGCCGGGACGCTCGGGGTCGTCGTCGGCGCCCTGTGGCTCTTCCCGACGGGGCACCTCTTCGCCGGGGTGATGGTCGTCATGGTCTGCGCGTTCGCCGACGTGCTCGACGGGGTGATGGCGCGCCGCGCGGGCCGGTCCGGCCCGTGGGGCGCGTTCCTCGACTCGACGCTCGACCGCCTCGCGGACGCCGCGGTGTTCGTCGGCCTGACCCTGTGGTTCGTGCGAGCCGACGACCCGCGCCTGACGCCCGACCTCGCCGCGTGGGGGACCGGTGCCGCGCTCGCGTGCCTCGCGCTCGGCGCGGTCGTCCCCTACGCGCGTGCCCGCGCCGAGAGCGTCGGGATGACGGCGCAGGTCGGGATCGCGGAGCGCGCCGACCGGCTCGTCGCGGCGCTCGTCGCCGCGGGCATCGTCGGGCTGGGCGTCCCGCCCGTCGTGCTCGTCGTCGTCCTGGGGCTGCTCGCGCTCGCCAGCGCGGTCACGGTCGTGCAGCGCGTCGCGACCGTGCGTCGCCAGGCGGTCGCGCTCGCGGCGGCACCGCCGGAAGCGCGGGCCCCGCGCACCGAGGAGAAGGAGGACGGTCGCTGA